In Accipiter gentilis chromosome 17, bAccGen1.1, whole genome shotgun sequence, one DNA window encodes the following:
- the CTPS1 gene encoding CTP synthase 1 isoform X2, giving the protein MKYILVTGGVISGIGKGIIASSIGTILKSCGLHVTSIKIDPYINIDAGTFSPYEHGEVFVLDDGGEVDLDLGNYERFLDIRLTKDNNLTTGKIYQYVINKERKGDYLGKTVQVVPHITDAIQEWVMRQARIPVDEDGIEPQVCVIELGGTVGDIESMPFIEAFRQFQFKAKRENFCNIHVSLVPQPSSTGEQKTKPTQNSVRELRGLGLSPDLIVCRCSTPLDTSVKEKISMFCHVEPEQVICVHDVSSIYRVPLLLEEQGVVDYFRHRLDLPIERQPRRMLMKWKEMADRYDRLLETCSIALVGKYTKFSDSYASVIKALEHSALAINHKLDIKYIDSADLEPDTLQEEPVRYHEAWQKLCGADGVLVPGGFGVRGTEGKIQAISWARKQKKPFLGVCLGMQLAVVEFARSVLGWQDANSTEFDPRTAHPVVIDMPEHNPGQMGGTMRLGKRRTLFQTKNSVMRKLYGDHDFLEERHRHRFEVNPELKKCFEEQGLKFVGQDEEGERMEVVELEDHPFFVGVQYHPEFLSRPIKPSPPYFGLLLASAGRLTHYLQKGCRLSPRDTYSDRSGSSSPDLEITELKFPSVNHD; this is encoded by the exons ATGAAGTACATCCTGGTCACGGGCGGGGTGATCTCGGGCATCGGCAAGGGGATCATCGCCAGCAGCATCGGCACCATCCTCAAGTCCTGCGGGCTGCATGTCACCTCCATCAAGATCGACCCCTACATCAACATTGACGCTGGCACCTTCTCCCCATACGAGCACG GGGAGGTATTTGTGCTAGATGATGGAGGGGAAGTGGACCTGGACCTTGGTAACTATGAGCGCTTCCTCGATATCCGACTCACCAAAGACAATAATCTGACTACTGGGAAGATCTACCAATATGTCATCAAcaaggagaggaagggagacTATCTTGGCAAAACCGTCCAAG ttgttcctCACATCACAGATGCTATACAAGAATGGGTAATGAGGCAGGCACGAATTCCTGTAGATGAAGATGGCATTGAACCCCAAGTGTGTGTGATTGAG CTTGGTGGGACAGTAGGCGATATTGAAAGCATGCCTTTTATTGAAGCTTTCCGCCAGTTCCAGTTCAAAGCCAAAAGAGAGAATTTTTGTAACATTCATGTCAGTCTAGTTCCCCAG CCAAGCTCTACAGGCGAGCAGAAGACTAAACCCACCCAAAACAGTGTTCGTGAACTCAGAGGTCTTGGTCTCTCACCAGATCTG ATTGTTTGCAGGTGCTCCACTCCATTGGATACCTcagtaaaagaaaagatttccaTGTTCTGTCATGTTGAACCAGAACAG GTCATCTGTGTTCATGATGTCTCTTCTATCTATCGGGTTCCTCTGTTGTtagaggagcagggagttgtTGACTACTTCAGACACAGGCTTGACCTTCCCATTGAGAGGCAGCCCAGGAGGATGCTCATGAAGTGGAAGGAAATGGCTGACAG GTATGACCGTCTCCTTGAAACATGTTCCATTGCGCTTGTTGGCAAATACACCAAGTTTTCAGATTCCTATGCATCAGTCATTAAAGCACTGGAGCATTCTGCACTGGCTATCAACCACAAACTTGACATTAAG TATATTGACTCTGCTGACTTGGAGCCAGATACTCTGCAGGAAGAACCTGTCCGATACCATGAAGCTTGGCagaagctgtgtggtgctga CGGAGTTCTCGTTCCTGGTGGATTTGGTGTTCGAGGGACAGAAGGCAAAATTCAAGCTATTTCCTgggcaagaaaacagaaaaaacccttctTAG GAGTTTGTTTGGGAATGCAGTTAGCAGTTGTGGAATTTGCACGCAGTGTTCTTGGTTGGCAAG ATGCTAACTCGACAGAATTTGACCCCAGAACTGCTCATCCAGTG GTCATAGACATGCCAGAACATAATCCTGGGCAAATGGGTGGGACCATGAGGCTTGGCAAGAGACGGACACTCTTCCAAACCAAGAATTCAGTCATGA GGAAGCTATACGGAGATCATGATTTCTTGGAAGAGAGACATAGACACAGATTTGAG GTCAATCCAGAATTGAAGAAGTGTTTTGAAGAGCAAGGTTTGAAGTTTGTAGGCCAGGATGAGGAGGGAGAGCGAATGGAAGTAGTTGAGTTGGAAG aCCATCCTTTCTTCGTTGGTGTTCAGTACCACCCTGAATTCCTCTCTAGACCAATTAAGCCATCTCCCCCATACTTCGGCCTCCTCCTGGCATCTGCAGGAAGACTCACACATTATCTACAAAAGGGCTGCAGGCTCTCACCCAG AGACACCTACAGTGACAGAAGTGGCAGCAGCTCGCCTGACTTGGAGATAACAGAGCTGAAGTTTCCATCAGTAAATCATGACTGA
- the CTPS1 gene encoding CTP synthase 1 isoform X1: MAGARGSSRQRVCPRLPGGEPSLRRCRCRAARQMKYILVTGGVISGIGKGIIASSIGTILKSCGLHVTSIKIDPYINIDAGTFSPYEHGEVFVLDDGGEVDLDLGNYERFLDIRLTKDNNLTTGKIYQYVINKERKGDYLGKTVQVVPHITDAIQEWVMRQARIPVDEDGIEPQVCVIELGGTVGDIESMPFIEAFRQFQFKAKRENFCNIHVSLVPQPSSTGEQKTKPTQNSVRELRGLGLSPDLIVCRCSTPLDTSVKEKISMFCHVEPEQVICVHDVSSIYRVPLLLEEQGVVDYFRHRLDLPIERQPRRMLMKWKEMADRYDRLLETCSIALVGKYTKFSDSYASVIKALEHSALAINHKLDIKYIDSADLEPDTLQEEPVRYHEAWQKLCGADGVLVPGGFGVRGTEGKIQAISWARKQKKPFLGVCLGMQLAVVEFARSVLGWQDANSTEFDPRTAHPVVIDMPEHNPGQMGGTMRLGKRRTLFQTKNSVMRKLYGDHDFLEERHRHRFEVNPELKKCFEEQGLKFVGQDEEGERMEVVELEDHPFFVGVQYHPEFLSRPIKPSPPYFGLLLASAGRLTHYLQKGCRLSPRDTYSDRSGSSSPDLEITELKFPSVNHD; this comes from the exons ATGGCGGGGGCCCGGGGCTCCTCCAGGCAGCGGGTCTGTCCCCGCCTGCCCGGGGGAGAGCCCTCGCTGAGGCGGTGTCGGTGTCGGGCAGCGAGGCAGATGAAGTACATCCTGGTCACGGGCGGGGTGATCTCGGGCATCGGCAAGGGGATCATCGCCAGCAGCATCGGCACCATCCTCAAGTCCTGCGGGCTGCATGTCACCTCCATCAAGATCGACCCCTACATCAACATTGACGCTGGCACCTTCTCCCCATACGAGCACG GGGAGGTATTTGTGCTAGATGATGGAGGGGAAGTGGACCTGGACCTTGGTAACTATGAGCGCTTCCTCGATATCCGACTCACCAAAGACAATAATCTGACTACTGGGAAGATCTACCAATATGTCATCAAcaaggagaggaagggagacTATCTTGGCAAAACCGTCCAAG ttgttcctCACATCACAGATGCTATACAAGAATGGGTAATGAGGCAGGCACGAATTCCTGTAGATGAAGATGGCATTGAACCCCAAGTGTGTGTGATTGAG CTTGGTGGGACAGTAGGCGATATTGAAAGCATGCCTTTTATTGAAGCTTTCCGCCAGTTCCAGTTCAAAGCCAAAAGAGAGAATTTTTGTAACATTCATGTCAGTCTAGTTCCCCAG CCAAGCTCTACAGGCGAGCAGAAGACTAAACCCACCCAAAACAGTGTTCGTGAACTCAGAGGTCTTGGTCTCTCACCAGATCTG ATTGTTTGCAGGTGCTCCACTCCATTGGATACCTcagtaaaagaaaagatttccaTGTTCTGTCATGTTGAACCAGAACAG GTCATCTGTGTTCATGATGTCTCTTCTATCTATCGGGTTCCTCTGTTGTtagaggagcagggagttgtTGACTACTTCAGACACAGGCTTGACCTTCCCATTGAGAGGCAGCCCAGGAGGATGCTCATGAAGTGGAAGGAAATGGCTGACAG GTATGACCGTCTCCTTGAAACATGTTCCATTGCGCTTGTTGGCAAATACACCAAGTTTTCAGATTCCTATGCATCAGTCATTAAAGCACTGGAGCATTCTGCACTGGCTATCAACCACAAACTTGACATTAAG TATATTGACTCTGCTGACTTGGAGCCAGATACTCTGCAGGAAGAACCTGTCCGATACCATGAAGCTTGGCagaagctgtgtggtgctga CGGAGTTCTCGTTCCTGGTGGATTTGGTGTTCGAGGGACAGAAGGCAAAATTCAAGCTATTTCCTgggcaagaaaacagaaaaaacccttctTAG GAGTTTGTTTGGGAATGCAGTTAGCAGTTGTGGAATTTGCACGCAGTGTTCTTGGTTGGCAAG ATGCTAACTCGACAGAATTTGACCCCAGAACTGCTCATCCAGTG GTCATAGACATGCCAGAACATAATCCTGGGCAAATGGGTGGGACCATGAGGCTTGGCAAGAGACGGACACTCTTCCAAACCAAGAATTCAGTCATGA GGAAGCTATACGGAGATCATGATTTCTTGGAAGAGAGACATAGACACAGATTTGAG GTCAATCCAGAATTGAAGAAGTGTTTTGAAGAGCAAGGTTTGAAGTTTGTAGGCCAGGATGAGGAGGGAGAGCGAATGGAAGTAGTTGAGTTGGAAG aCCATCCTTTCTTCGTTGGTGTTCAGTACCACCCTGAATTCCTCTCTAGACCAATTAAGCCATCTCCCCCATACTTCGGCCTCCTCCTGGCATCTGCAGGAAGACTCACACATTATCTACAAAAGGGCTGCAGGCTCTCACCCAG AGACACCTACAGTGACAGAAGTGGCAGCAGCTCGCCTGACTTGGAGATAACAGAGCTGAAGTTTCCATCAGTAAATCATGACTGA